The following are from one region of the uncultured Hyphomonas sp. genome:
- a CDS encoding acyl-CoA dehydrogenase family protein yields the protein MDFNIPQEIADYLVVLDKFIEDEIKPLEQEDDNIRFFDHRREWARTDFENGGLPRPEWEALLKEAKRRADAAGHLRYALPREFGGQDGTNLGMAVIREHLARKGLGLHNDLQNEHSIVGNFPQILMLRDFARPDQKHLANAALEGKFLACFGLTEPHHGSDATHMETRAVRHKKDGKDGWLINGEKMWITGMHVATHIMMFCRTSGEDGDAKGITCLLVPARDPGVIIEEYMWTFNMPTDHPRLTIKDVWVPEEAVFGPPEGGLALAQHFVHENRIRQAASSVGAAMYCITEAVNYANERRPFGKPLSVNQAIQFPLVEQATEAEMLRLFIFKTAWEIDQMSKPEVAIKLSDKVSMCNYKANRLCCDAADRAMQVHGGIGYSRHKPFEHIYRHHRRYRITEGSEEIQMRKVAGHLFGFMGPNKGKNRNEPFDFAVR from the coding sequence ATGGACTTCAATATCCCGCAGGAAATAGCCGACTATCTGGTGGTGCTCGACAAGTTCATCGAGGACGAAATCAAGCCGCTGGAACAGGAAGACGACAATATCCGCTTCTTCGACCATCGCCGCGAATGGGCGCGGACGGATTTCGAGAATGGCGGTCTGCCGCGTCCGGAATGGGAGGCGCTGCTGAAGGAGGCCAAGCGCCGCGCCGATGCGGCCGGCCATCTGCGGTATGCGCTGCCCAGGGAGTTTGGCGGCCAGGACGGCACCAATCTCGGCATGGCCGTGATCCGCGAGCATCTCGCCCGCAAGGGCCTCGGCCTGCACAATGATCTGCAGAATGAGCACTCCATTGTCGGCAACTTCCCGCAGATCCTGATGCTGCGGGATTTTGCCCGGCCAGACCAGAAGCACCTCGCCAATGCCGCGCTTGAGGGCAAGTTCCTGGCCTGTTTCGGCCTGACCGAGCCGCATCACGGCTCTGATGCGACGCACATGGAAACCCGCGCCGTGCGTCACAAGAAAGACGGCAAGGATGGCTGGCTGATCAATGGCGAGAAGATGTGGATCACCGGCATGCATGTCGCCACCCACATCATGATGTTCTGCCGCACATCCGGGGAGGATGGCGATGCCAAGGGCATTACCTGCCTTCTGGTGCCGGCGCGCGACCCCGGCGTGATCATCGAAGAATATATGTGGACCTTCAATATGCCGACGGACCATCCGCGCCTGACCATCAAGGATGTCTGGGTGCCGGAAGAGGCCGTGTTCGGCCCGCCGGAAGGCGGTCTCGCGCTGGCGCAGCATTTCGTCCACGAGAACCGCATCCGCCAGGCGGCCAGCTCTGTTGGCGCGGCGATGTACTGCATCACCGAAGCGGTGAACTATGCCAATGAGCGCCGCCCCTTCGGCAAGCCGCTGTCGGTGAACCAGGCGATCCAGTTCCCGCTGGTCGAACAGGCGACCGAAGCGGAGATGCTGCGCCTCTTCATCTTCAAAACGGCATGGGAGATCGATCAGATGTCCAAGCCGGAAGTGGCCATCAAGCTCTCCGACAAGGTGTCGATGTGTAACTACAAGGCCAACCGGCTGTGCTGCGACGCGGCCGACCGGGCGATGCAGGTGCATGGCGGTATCGGCTATTCGCGCCACAAGCCGTTCGAGCACATTTATCGCCACCACCGCCGTTATCGCATCACCGAGGGCTCCGAAGAGATCCAGATGCGCAAAGTGGCCGGCCACCTCTTCGGCTTCATGGGCCCCAACAAGGGCAAGAACCGCAACGAGCCGTTCGATTTCGCCGTGCGCTGA
- a CDS encoding UrcA family protein — protein sequence MTSRIISLTASASLVGAALFAAPASAEIQRDLQLDVQYDASALSSASGAQSVLNSLQDQATDACRYTRPVLGAPRVDDVCVSDIIAKAVSQINAPELTRIYAANTPQATRILAALK from the coding sequence ATGACCTCCCGCATTATCTCTCTGACCGCCAGCGCCTCCCTCGTCGGCGCCGCCCTGTTCGCCGCCCCTGCCTCTGCAGAAATCCAGCGCGACCTGCAGCTGGACGTACAGTACGACGCGTCCGCCCTCAGCTCTGCTTCTGGCGCGCAATCCGTACTGAATTCACTGCAAGATCAGGCAACGGACGCCTGCCGGTACACCCGCCCGGTCCTTGGCGCCCCCCGCGTGGACGATGTCTGCGTGTCTGACATCATCGCCAAGGCCGTGAGCCAGATCAACGCTCCGGAACTGACCCGTATCTATGCGGCCAACACGCCCCAGGCGACCCGGATCCTGGCGGCGCTCAAATAA
- a CDS encoding VOC family protein — protein MAKVIGLGGVFFHCKDVEATRDWYKRVLGLEIDDYGGASFAHAGSAALFPEGARTIWAPFKADSDYFKPSDADFMINLMVDDFDGMLERLETEGVPMVGEPMIESYGKFAWVMDPDGRKIELWQPAGPAPAE, from the coding sequence ATGGCGAAAGTGATCGGGCTGGGCGGTGTTTTCTTCCACTGCAAGGATGTTGAGGCCACACGCGATTGGTACAAGCGGGTGCTGGGCCTGGAGATCGACGATTATGGCGGCGCCAGCTTTGCCCATGCCGGTTCCGCGGCCCTGTTTCCCGAGGGGGCACGCACGATCTGGGCGCCGTTCAAGGCAGACAGCGACTATTTCAAACCGTCGGATGCGGACTTCATGATCAACCTGATGGTCGATGATTTCGACGGCATGCTCGAACGTCTGGAGACGGAAGGCGTGCCGATGGTGGGTGAGCCGATGATCGAATCCTATGGCAAGTTTGCCTGGGTCATGGATCCGGACGGGCGCAAGATCGAACTCTGGCAACCGGCCGGGCCCGCGCCCGCGGAATAG